A window of the Gossypium hirsutum isolate 1008001.06 chromosome A05, Gossypium_hirsutum_v2.1, whole genome shotgun sequence genome harbors these coding sequences:
- the LOC107957556 gene encoding protein WHAT'S THIS FACTOR 9, mitochondrial, translating to MFKVKIFVSSIKNLLSHPQFEHQQWRGIVKVRLKWVKNRSLDHVIDTDTDLKAACLLKDAIKRSPTGFLTAKSFADWQKLLGLTVPVLRFLRRYRTLFEEFPHARYANLPCFRLTGTALLLDSQEQSIHQAHENDTIERLSKVLMMMRSRTAPLQSLHSLKWDLGLPDNFEKVLMPKYPDHFSFVKAPTGVSALRLKQWREEFAVSALEKSNEGEEMGDEYRQFKRGQTTLAFPMNFPRGYGAQKKVRAWMEEFQKLPYISPYEDSRHIDPNSELMEKRAVGVLHEFLSLTIHKKTKRNYLRSLREELNIPHKFTRLFTRYPGIFYLSLKCKTTTVALKEGYRRGKLVNPHPLVHLRHKFYHVMRTGLLYRSKGANLIPREDILLKDMENRMEDKEEEGDDDDEDEEYEEIEAGDEYDEETSDVED from the exons ATgttcaaagtcaaaatatttgttTCCTCCATAAAAAACCTACTTTCACATCCccaatttgagcatcaacaatgGAGGGGCATAGTGAAAGTGAGGTTGAAATGGGTTAAGAATCGTAGCCTTGACCACGTGATTGATACCGACACCGATCTCAAAGCGGCTTGCCTCTTGAAGGATGCTATTAAACGCTCGCCCACCGGTTTTCTCACTGCCAAGTCTTTTGCCGATTGGCAAAAGCTCCTCGGCCTCACTGTCCCCGTTCTTCGCTTCTTGCGTAG GTACCGTACTCTCTTTGAAGAATTCCCACATGCACGTTACGCGAATTTGCCTTGCTTTCGATTGACGGGCACTGCACTCTTGTTAGATTCTCAGGAGCAAAGCATACACCAAGCGCATGAGAATGATACCATAGAGAGGCTTTCAAAGGTGCTTATGATGATGAGAAGTAGGACTGCACCTCTTCAGTCCCTTCATTCCTTGAAATGGGATCTTGGTTTGCCAGATAACTTCGAAAAAGTGTTGATGCCGAAATACCCTGATCATTTCAGTTTCGTTAAGGCACCAACTGGTGTTTCAGCTTTGAGACTCAAACAATGGCGCGAGGAATTTGCTGTTTCAGCATTGGAAAAAAGTAACGAGGGTGAGGAGATGGGAGATGAGTACAGGCAATTTAAGAGGGGCCAAACCACATTAGCATTCCCGATGAATTTCCCAAGGGGTTATGGAGCACAAAAGAAGGTGAGAGCTTGGATGGAGGAGTTTCAGAAGCTTCCGTACATATCTCCGTATGAAGATTCTCGGCATATTGATCCTAATAGTGAGCTTATGGAGAAAAGGGCTGTTGGTGTATTGCATGAGTTTTTGAGCTTGACAATTCATAAGAAGACCAAGAGGAACTACTTGAGAAGCTTGCGAGAGGAGCTGAACATCCCGCATAAGTTTACTCGATTGTTTACTAGATATCCTGGGATTTTCTACCTCTCGTTGAAGTGCAAAACGACGACTGTGGCTCTCAAGGAAGGATACAGACGGGGAAAACTAGTGAATCCACATCCTCTTGTTCATCTAAGACATAAGTTCTATCACGTAATGAGGACGGGGCTTCTTTATCGTAGTAAAGGTGCGAATCTGATACCTCGAGAAGACATTTTGCTGAAAGACATGGAGAATAGAATGGAAGACAAAGAAGAAgaaggtgatgatgatgatgaagacgaAGAATATGAAGAGATTGAAGCAGGTGATGAATATGATGAGGAAACCTCTGATGTGGAAGATTAA